The following proteins are co-located in the Ensifer sp. WSM1721 genome:
- the rpsG gene encoding 30S ribosomal protein S7 yields MSRRHRAEKREINPDPKFGDLVVTKFMNAIMLDGKKSVAESIVYGAFEAVQSKLKQEPIAVFHSALDNIAPHVEVRSRRVGGATYQVPVDVRPERRQALAIRWLIAAARKRNETTMVDRLCGELMDAANNRGSAVKKREDTHKMADANRAFSHYRW; encoded by the coding sequence ATGTCCCGACGCCATAGAGCAGAAAAGCGTGAGATCAACCCGGATCCGAAGTTCGGTGATCTGGTCGTCACGAAGTTTATGAACGCAATCATGCTGGACGGTAAGAAGTCCGTCGCAGAAAGCATCGTCTATGGTGCCTTCGAAGCGGTCCAGTCGAAGCTGAAGCAGGAACCGATTGCCGTGTTCCATTCCGCCCTCGACAACATTGCTCCGCATGTCGAAGTGCGTTCGCGCCGCGTCGGTGGTGCCACCTATCAGGTTCCGGTCGATGTTCGTCCGGAGCGTCGCCAGGCCCTCGCCATCCGTTGGCTGATTGCGGCCGCACGCAAGCGCAACGAAACGACCATGGTTGATCGCCTCTGCGGCGAACTCATGGACGCAGCAAACAACCGTGGCAGCGCCGTGAAGAAGCGCGAAGACACGCACAAGATGGCCGATGCCAACCGTGCGTTCTCGCACTACCGCTGGTAA
- the rplC gene encoding 50S ribosomal protein L3, with protein sequence MRSGVIAQKVGMTRVYNDAGEHIPVTVLRLENCQVVAHRTEEKNGYTAVQLGAGRSKVKNTPKAMRGHFAAASVEPKAKLVEFRVSAENLIEIGAELTAGHFVAGQLVDVTGTTIGKGFAGAIKRHNFGGLRATHGVSVSHRSHGSTGSNQDPGRVWKGKRMAGHMGQTRVTTQNLEVVSTDEDRGLILVKGAVPGSKGSWIVVRDAIKSGTPEGAPRPAAVRAAASK encoded by the coding sequence ATGCGTTCAGGTGTGATTGCACAGAAGGTGGGAATGACCCGCGTCTACAACGACGCCGGCGAGCATATCCCGGTAACAGTATTGCGGCTGGAGAACTGCCAGGTAGTGGCCCACCGCACGGAAGAGAAGAACGGCTATACCGCAGTTCAGCTGGGTGCAGGCCGTTCGAAGGTCAAGAATACGCCGAAGGCTATGCGCGGCCATTTCGCCGCTGCGAGCGTCGAGCCGAAGGCAAAGCTCGTCGAGTTCCGCGTGAGCGCCGAAAACCTGATCGAGATTGGCGCCGAGCTGACGGCTGGCCATTTCGTCGCCGGCCAGCTCGTGGACGTCACCGGCACCACAATCGGCAAGGGCTTTGCCGGCGCGATCAAGCGCCACAACTTCGGCGGTCTGCGTGCGACCCACGGCGTGTCCGTATCGCACCGTTCGCATGGTTCGACCGGTTCCAATCAGGATCCGGGCCGCGTCTGGAAGGGCAAGCGCATGGCTGGTCACATGGGCCAGACGCGCGTCACCACGCAGAACCTGGAAGTCGTATCGACCGACGAAGATCGTGGTCTGATCCTGGTCAAGGGCGCCGTTCCCGGCTCCAAGGGTTCCTGGATCGTGGTCCGCGACGCAATCAAGTCGGGCACTCCGGAAGGCGCACCGCGCCCGGCCGCCGTGCGCGCCGCAGCATCGAAGTAA
- the rplE gene encoding 50S ribosomal protein L5 — MAKTAYEPRLKKEYVERIRKAMQEKFSYANEMQIPRLDKIVINMGVGEATGDSKKPSVAAADLAAIAGQKPVITRARNSIAGFKLREGMPIGAKVTLRGVRMYEFLDRLINIALPRVRDFRGLNPKSFDGRGNFAMGIKEHIVFPEINYDKVDQMWGMDIIVCTTATNDDEARALLEEFNFPFRQ, encoded by the coding sequence ATGGCTAAGACCGCTTATGAGCCGCGGCTCAAGAAGGAATATGTAGAGCGCATCCGCAAGGCGATGCAGGAGAAGTTCTCCTACGCCAACGAAATGCAGATCCCGCGCCTCGACAAGATCGTCATCAACATGGGTGTTGGCGAAGCGACCGGCGATTCCAAGAAGCCGTCCGTTGCTGCCGCCGACCTCGCTGCGATTGCCGGCCAGAAGCCGGTGATCACCCGCGCGCGCAATTCCATCGCTGGCTTCAAGCTCCGCGAAGGCATGCCGATTGGTGCCAAGGTTACCCTGCGCGGCGTTCGGATGTATGAATTCCTGGATCGTCTCATCAACATCGCTCTTCCGCGTGTTCGAGACTTCCGCGGCCTCAATCCGAAGTCCTTCGATGGTCGTGGCAACTTCGCCATGGGCATCAAGGAGCACATTGTGTTCCCTGAGATCAACTACGACAAGGTTGATCAGATGTGGGGCATGGACATCATCGTTTGCACGACGGCAACTAACGACGACGAAGCTCGCGCTCTGCTTGAAGAGTTCAACTTCCCGTTCCGTCAGTAA
- the rpsC gene encoding 30S ribosomal protein S3 → MGQKINPIGFRLGINRTWDSRWFADNAEYGQLLHEDLKIRAYLMEELKAAGIAKVVIERPHKKCRVTIHSARPGLIIGKKGADIEKLRKKLSEMTNSETHLNIVEVRKPEVDATLVAQSIAQQLERRVAFRRAMKRAVQSAMRLGAEGIKITCAGRLGGAEIARTEWYREGRVPLHTLRADIDYGTAEAETAFGICGVKVWIFKGEILEHDPMASERRATESDNQGGGGRDRRRENA, encoded by the coding sequence ATGGGCCAGAAGATTAATCCGATCGGTTTCCGTCTCGGCATCAACCGGACCTGGGATAGCCGTTGGTTCGCGGATAACGCGGAGTACGGTCAGCTTCTTCATGAAGACCTGAAGATCCGCGCGTACCTGATGGAAGAGCTGAAGGCTGCCGGTATCGCCAAGGTCGTGATTGAGCGTCCGCACAAGAAGTGCCGCGTGACGATCCACTCGGCTCGTCCGGGCCTCATCATCGGCAAGAAGGGCGCCGACATCGAAAAGCTGCGCAAGAAGCTTTCCGAGATGACCAACTCCGAGACGCACCTCAACATCGTTGAAGTGCGCAAGCCGGAAGTTGACGCAACGCTCGTTGCTCAGTCGATCGCCCAGCAGCTCGAACGCCGCGTGGCTTTCCGCCGTGCGATGAAGCGCGCTGTTCAGTCGGCCATGCGTCTCGGCGCCGAAGGCATCAAGATCACTTGCGCCGGCCGTCTCGGCGGTGCGGAAATCGCTCGTACCGAATGGTATCGCGAAGGCCGCGTGCCGCTGCATACGCTGCGCGCCGACATCGACTACGGTACGGCTGAAGCGGAAACCGCTTTCGGCATCTGCGGTGTCAAAGTCTGGATCTTCAAGGGCGAAATCCTCGAGCACGATCCGATGGCTTCCGAGCGCCGCGCGACCGAGAGTGACAACCAGGGCGGTGGCGGTCGAGACCGTCGTCGTGAGAACGCGTAA
- the rpsQ gene encoding 30S ribosomal protein S17 — protein MPKRILQGTVVSDKNDKTVVVRVERRFAHPILQKTVRRSKKYKAHDENNQYKVGDVVSIEECAPISKDKRWTVISAQA, from the coding sequence ATGCCGAAACGCATTCTGCAGGGCACCGTCGTCAGCGACAAGAACGACAAGACCGTCGTCGTACGGGTCGAGCGCCGCTTTGCGCATCCGATCCTCCAGAAGACCGTCCGTCGCTCCAAGAAGTACAAGGCTCACGACGAGAACAACCAGTACAAGGTCGGCGATGTCGTTTCCATCGAGGAATGCGCGCCGATTTCCAAGGACAAGCGCTGGACGGTGATCTCCGCCCAGGCTTGA
- the fusA gene encoding elongation factor G, translating into MAREYKIEDYRNFGIMAHIDAGKTTTTERILYYTGKSHKIGEVHDGAATMDWMEQEQERGITITSAATTTFWKGRDGKMRRFNIIDTPGHVDFTIEVERSLRVLDGAIALLDANAGVEPQTETVWRQAEKYHVPRMIFCNKMDKTGADFYRSVEMIKSRLGAIPVVMQLPIGAESEFKGVVDLIEMNALVWRDESLGAQWDVVEIPADLKEKAEEYREKLIETVVEIDEAAMEAYLEGTYPDNDKIRELVRRGTIDVKFHPMFCGTAFKNKGVQPLLDAVVDYLPSPVDIPAIKGIDVKTDGEITRNADDNEPLSMLAFKIMNDPFVGSLTFARIYSGKLEKGTSVMNTVKEKRERVGRMLQMHSNSREDIEEAFAGDIVALAGLKETTTGDTLCDPLKPVILERMEFPEPVIQIAIEPKTKGDQEKMGLALNRLAAEDPSFRVKTDEESGQTIIAGMGELHLDIIVDRMRREFKVEASVGAPQVAYRETITRQHEEDYTHKKQSGGTGQFARVKIVFEPNPEGEDFVFESKIVGGAVPKEYIPGVQKGIESVLSSGPLAGFPMLGVKATLIDGAFHDVDSSVLAFEIASRACFREAAKKAGAQLLEPIMKVEVVTPEDYVGDVIGDLNSRRGQIQGQESRGVAVVINAHVPLANMFKYVDNLRSMSQGRAQYTMLFDHYAPVPSNVAQEIQAKYSGQK; encoded by the coding sequence ATGGCTCGCGAATATAAAATCGAAGATTACCGAAATTTCGGTATCATGGCGCATATCGACGCCGGCAAGACGACGACGACCGAGCGCATTCTCTACTACACCGGCAAGTCCCATAAGATCGGCGAAGTTCACGACGGCGCCGCAACGATGGACTGGATGGAGCAGGAGCAGGAACGCGGCATCACGATCACGTCTGCAGCCACCACGACCTTCTGGAAGGGCCGTGACGGCAAGATGCGCCGCTTCAACATCATCGACACTCCCGGCCACGTGGACTTCACGATCGAAGTCGAGCGTTCGCTGCGTGTGCTCGACGGTGCCATCGCGCTTCTCGATGCCAATGCCGGCGTTGAGCCGCAGACGGAGACCGTCTGGCGTCAGGCCGAGAAGTATCATGTTCCGCGCATGATCTTCTGCAACAAGATGGACAAGACCGGCGCTGACTTCTACCGCTCCGTTGAGATGATCAAGAGCCGCCTTGGCGCAATCCCGGTTGTCATGCAACTGCCGATCGGCGCTGAAAGCGAGTTCAAGGGCGTCGTCGACCTGATCGAGATGAACGCCCTCGTCTGGCGCGACGAGTCGCTCGGTGCCCAGTGGGATGTCGTCGAGATCCCGGCCGACCTGAAGGAAAAGGCTGAAGAATACCGCGAGAAGCTGATCGAGACGGTTGTCGAGATCGACGAAGCGGCAATGGAAGCCTATCTCGAAGGCACCTATCCGGACAACGACAAGATCCGTGAACTGGTTCGTCGCGGCACGATCGACGTCAAGTTCCACCCGATGTTCTGCGGCACCGCCTTCAAGAACAAGGGCGTTCAGCCGCTGCTCGACGCCGTTGTCGACTACCTGCCGTCGCCGGTCGATATTCCGGCGATCAAGGGCATCGACGTCAAGACCGACGGCGAAATCACCCGTAATGCTGACGACAACGAGCCGCTCTCGATGCTGGCGTTCAAGATCATGAACGACCCCTTCGTCGGTTCGCTGACCTTCGCCCGCATCTATTCCGGCAAGCTCGAAAAGGGCACGTCGGTGATGAACACGGTCAAGGAAAAGCGCGAGCGCGTCGGCCGCATGCTGCAAATGCACTCGAACTCCCGTGAAGACATCGAAGAAGCCTTTGCCGGCGACATCGTTGCTCTCGCTGGCCTCAAGGAAACCACGACGGGCGATACGCTCTGTGATCCGCTGAAGCCGGTTATCCTTGAGCGCATGGAATTCCCCGAGCCGGTCATCCAGATCGCCATCGAGCCGAAAACCAAGGGCGACCAGGAAAAGATGGGACTCGCGCTCAACCGCCTGGCGGCAGAAGACCCGTCCTTCCGCGTCAAGACCGACGAGGAATCGGGCCAGACGATCATTGCCGGCATGGGCGAGCTTCACCTCGACATCATCGTCGACCGTATGCGCCGCGAGTTCAAGGTGGAAGCATCCGTGGGTGCTCCGCAGGTCGCTTACCGCGAGACCATCACGCGTCAGCACGAAGAAGACTACACGCACAAGAAGCAGTCCGGTGGTACCGGTCAGTTCGCGCGCGTCAAGATCGTCTTCGAGCCTAACCCGGAAGGCGAGGACTTCGTATTCGAATCCAAGATCGTCGGTGGTGCGGTTCCGAAGGAATACATCCCGGGCGTTCAGAAGGGTATCGAGAGCGTTCTGTCTTCGGGTCCGCTGGCCGGCTTCCCAATGCTGGGCGTCAAGGCCACTCTCATCGACGGTGCGTTCCACGATGTCGACTCGTCGGTTCTGGCGTTCGAAATCGCTTCGCGCGCTTGCTTCCGTGAAGCGGCCAAGAAGGCCGGCGCTCAGCTCCTCGAGCCGATCATGAAGGTCGAGGTCGTGACGCCGGAAGATTATGTCGGCGACGTGATCGGCGACCTGAACTCTCGCCGTGGCCAAATCCAGGGTCAGGAATCGCGCGGCGTCGCCGTGGTGATCAACGCCCACGTGCCGCTCGCGAACATGTTCAAGTACGTGGACAACCTGCGCTCCATGTCGCAGGGCCGCGCTCAGTACACGATGCTGTTCGATCACTACGCGCCGGTTCCGTCGAACGTCGCGCAGGAAATCCAGGCGAAGTATTCCGGTCAGAAGTGA
- the rplX gene encoding 50S ribosomal protein L24: MQKIRKGDKVVVLTGKDKGRTGEVVQVMPKEDRAVVRGVNMVKRHQRQTQSQEAGIITKEAPIHLSNIAIADPKDGKPTRVGFKIEGDKKVRVAKRSGEVIDG, encoded by the coding sequence ATGCAGAAGATTCGCAAAGGCGACAAGGTCGTCGTTCTCACCGGTAAGGACAAGGGCCGCACCGGCGAAGTCGTTCAGGTCATGCCGAAGGAAGACCGGGCTGTCGTGCGTGGCGTCAACATGGTGAAGCGTCACCAGCGCCAGACCCAAAGCCAGGAAGCCGGCATTATCACCAAGGAAGCCCCGATCCACCTTTCGAACATCGCGATCGCTGATCCGAAGGACGGCAAGCCGACCCGCGTCGGTTTCAAGATCGAAGGTGACAAGAAGGTCCGCGTGGCCAAGCGTTCGGGAGAAGTGATCGATGGCTAA
- a CDS encoding 50S ribosomal protein L23, translating into MTDLRHYDVIVSPSITEKSTLVSEQNQVVFNVAKGASKPEIKAAVEALFGVKVTAVNTLVRKGKLKRFRGFAGKQKDVKKAIITLAEGQSIDVSTGL; encoded by the coding sequence ATGACGGATCTTCGCCACTACGACGTGATCGTGTCTCCCTCGATCACCGAAAAGTCGACGCTGGTTTCCGAGCAGAACCAGGTCGTCTTCAACGTCGCCAAGGGCGCCTCGAAGCCTGAGATCAAGGCTGCAGTCGAAGCCCTGTTCGGCGTCAAGGTCACGGCCGTGAACACGCTCGTCCGCAAGGGTAAGCTGAAGCGCTTCCGCGGCTTCGCCGGAAAGCAGAAGGACGTCAAGAAGGCGATCATCACGCTCGCCGAAGGTCAGTCCATCGACGTCTCGACCGGTCTCTAA
- the tuf gene encoding elongation factor Tu: MAKSKFERNKPHVNIGTIGHVDHGKTSLTAAITKYFGEFKAYDQIDAAPEEKARGITISTAHVEYETPNRHYAHVDCPGHADYVKNMITGAAQMDGAILVVSAADGPMPQTREHILLARQVGVPAIVVFLNKVDQVDDAELLELVELEVRELLSSYEFPGDDIPIIKGSALAALEDSDKKIGEDAIRELMAAVDAYIPTPERPIDQPFLMPIEDVFSISGRGTVVTGRVERGIIKVGEEVEIVGIRPTTKTTCTGVEMFRKLLDQGQAGDNIGALLRGVDRNGVERGQILCKPGSVTPHTKFKAEAYILTKEEGGRHTPFFTNYRPQFYFRTTDVTGIVTLPEGTEMVMPGDNVTVDVELIVPIAMEEKLRFAIREGGRTVGAGIVASIIK, translated from the coding sequence ATGGCAAAGAGCAAATTCGAGCGCAACAAGCCGCACGTCAACATTGGCACGATTGGCCACGTTGACCATGGCAAGACGTCGCTGACTGCAGCGATCACGAAGTATTTCGGCGAGTTCAAGGCGTATGACCAGATCGACGCGGCGCCGGAAGAAAAGGCGCGCGGCATCACCATCTCGACGGCGCACGTCGAATACGAGACGCCGAACCGCCACTATGCGCACGTCGACTGCCCCGGCCACGCCGACTACGTCAAGAACATGATCACCGGTGCGGCGCAGATGGACGGCGCGATCCTCGTCGTTTCGGCCGCCGACGGCCCGATGCCGCAGACGCGCGAACACATCCTGCTCGCCCGCCAGGTCGGGGTTCCGGCGATCGTCGTGTTCCTGAACAAGGTCGACCAGGTCGACGACGCCGAGCTGCTCGAGCTCGTCGAGCTGGAAGTGCGCGAACTGCTGTCGTCCTACGAATTCCCGGGCGACGACATTCCGATCATCAAGGGTTCGGCGCTGGCCGCGCTTGAAGACAGCGACAAGAAGATCGGCGAAGACGCGATCCGCGAGCTGATGGCAGCGGTTGACGCCTACATCCCGACGCCGGAGCGTCCGATCGACCAGCCGTTCCTGATGCCGATCGAAGACGTGTTCTCGATCTCGGGCCGCGGTACGGTCGTGACCGGCCGCGTCGAGCGCGGCATCATCAAGGTCGGTGAGGAAGTCGAGATCGTCGGCATCCGTCCGACGACGAAGACGACCTGCACGGGCGTTGAGATGTTCCGCAAGCTGCTCGACCAGGGCCAGGCCGGCGACAACATCGGCGCGCTCTTGCGCGGTGTCGACCGCAACGGCGTCGAGCGCGGCCAGATCCTGTGCAAGCCGGGTTCGGTGACGCCGCACACGAAGTTCAAGGCGGAAGCCTACATCCTGACGAAGGAAGAGGGTGGCCGTCATACGCCGTTCTTCACCAACTACCGTCCGCAGTTCTACTTCCGCACGACGGACGTGACCGGCATCGTGACGCTGCCGGAAGGCACGGAGATGGTGATGCCGGGCGACAACGTGACGGTCGACGTCGAGCTGATCGTGCCGATCGCGATGGAAGAGAAGCTGCGCTTCGCCATCCGCGAAGGCGGCCGCACCGTCGGCGCCGGCATCGTCGCCTCGATCATCAAGTAA
- the rplP gene encoding 50S ribosomal protein L16 yields MLQPKRTKYRKQFKGRIKGVAKGGSDLAFGEFGLKAQEPNRVNAREIEAARRAITRHMKRAGRVWIRVFPDVPVTAKPTEVRMGKGKGSVEYWACKVKPGRMMFEIDGVSEELAREALRLGAAKLSVKTRFVQRIAE; encoded by the coding sequence ATGTTGCAGCCAAAGCGTACGAAGTATCGCAAGCAGTTCAAGGGCCGCATCAAGGGCGTTGCCAAGGGCGGTTCTGATCTCGCCTTCGGCGAATTCGGCCTGAAGGCTCAGGAGCCGAACCGTGTCAACGCTCGCGAGATCGAAGCGGCTCGCCGCGCGATCACCCGCCACATGAAGCGCGCCGGCCGCGTTTGGATTCGCGTGTTCCCGGACGTTCCGGTCACCGCCAAGCCGACCGAAGTCCGCATGGGTAAGGGTAAGGGTTCGGTCGAATACTGGGCATGCAAGGTCAAGCCCGGCCGTATGATGTTCGAGATCGATGGTGTCAGCGAAGAACTCGCCCGTGAGGCACTTCGTCTTGGCGCTGCCAAGCTCTCTGTCAAGACGCGCTTCGTGCAGCGTATCGCAGAGTAA
- the rpmC gene encoding 50S ribosomal protein L29: protein MKAADVRALSADQLKEELAKLKKEQFNLRFQKATGQLEKSSRINEVRKDIARVKTIARQKAAEAKA, encoded by the coding sequence ATGAAAGCCGCAGATGTTCGCGCTCTGAGCGCCGACCAACTCAAGGAAGAGCTTGCCAAGCTGAAGAAGGAGCAGTTCAACCTCCGCTTCCAGAAGGCAACCGGCCAGCTCGAAAAATCTTCGCGTATCAACGAAGTCCGCAAGGACATCGCACGCGTCAAAACCATTGCCCGCCAGAAGGCGGCAGAAGCCAAGGCCTAA
- the rplD gene encoding 50S ribosomal protein L4, translating to MDLTVKTLEGKDAGKVSLSDAIFGLEPREDIIARVVRWQLAKRQQGTHKAKGRAEVARTGAKMYKQKGTGRARHHSARAPQFRGGGKAHGPVVRSHEHDLPKKIRALGLRHALSAKLKAEEIIVVDDLIAKEAKTKALAGAFASLGLTNALIIGGAEIESNFKLAAQNIPNVDVLPVQGINVYDILRRGKLVLSKAAVEALEERFK from the coding sequence ATGGATCTCACCGTCAAAACCCTCGAGGGCAAGGACGCGGGAAAGGTTTCCCTTTCTGACGCCATTTTCGGCCTCGAACCCCGTGAAGACATCATCGCCCGCGTCGTTCGCTGGCAGCTCGCCAAGCGTCAGCAGGGCACGCACAAGGCCAAGGGCCGTGCGGAAGTCGCCCGCACCGGCGCGAAGATGTACAAGCAGAAGGGTACGGGCCGCGCCCGTCACCATTCGGCTCGTGCTCCGCAGTTCCGCGGCGGCGGCAAGGCTCACGGCCCGGTCGTTCGCAGCCATGAGCATGATCTGCCGAAGAAGATCCGCGCGCTCGGCCTTCGCCACGCGCTGTCGGCCAAGCTGAAGGCTGAAGAGATCATCGTCGTCGACGATCTCATCGCCAAGGAAGCGAAGACGAAGGCGCTTGCCGGCGCGTTCGCCTCGCTCGGCCTCACCAACGCTCTGATCATCGGCGGCGCCGAGATCGAGAGCAACTTCAAGCTCGCAGCCCAGAACATCCCGAACGTGGACGTTCTGCCGGTTCAGGGCATCAACGTTTACGACATCCTGCGCCGCGGCAAGCTCGTGCTTTCCAAGGCCGCCGTGGAAGCTCTGGAGGAGCGGTTCAAATGA
- the rpsJ gene encoding 30S ribosomal protein S10 encodes MNGQNIRIRLKAFDHRILDASTREIVSTAKRTGASVRGPVPLPTRIEKFTVNRSPHVDKKSREQFEMRTHKRLLDIVDPTPQTVDALMKLDLAAGVDVEIKL; translated from the coding sequence ATGAACGGCCAGAATATCCGCATCCGCCTCAAGGCGTTTGATCACCGGATCCTCGATGCCTCCACGCGCGAAATCGTGTCGACGGCCAAGCGCACCGGTGCGAGTGTGCGCGGGCCCGTGCCGCTTCCGACCCGGATTGAGAAATTCACGGTCAACCGGTCGCCGCATGTCGACAAGAAGAGCCGCGAACAGTTCGAGATGCGCACGCACAAGCGTCTTCTCGATATCGTTGATCCGACCCCGCAGACGGTGGACGCGCTGATGAAGCTCGATCTCGCCGCCGGCGTGGACGTCGAGATCAAGCTCTAA
- the rplN gene encoding 50S ribosomal protein L14, which translates to MIQMQTNLDVADNSGARRVMCIKVLGGSKRKYASIGDIIVVSIKEAIPRGRVKKGDVMKAVVVRTAKDIRRPDGSVIRFDTNAAVLIDNKKEPIGTRIFGPVPRELRAKNHMKIISLAPEVL; encoded by the coding sequence ATGATTCAGATGCAAACAAACCTCGACGTGGCGGATAATTCCGGCGCACGTCGTGTCATGTGCATCAAGGTGCTGGGCGGCTCCAAGCGCAAGTATGCGTCGATCGGCGACATCATTGTCGTGTCGATCAAGGAAGCCATTCCGCGCGGCCGCGTGAAGAAGGGTGATGTCATGAAGGCTGTTGTCGTTCGCACCGCGAAGGACATCCGCCGTCCGGATGGCAGCGTCATCCGTTTCGACACCAACGCAGCCGTTCTCATCGATAACAAGAAAGAGCCGATCGGCACCCGTATCTTCGGACCGGTTCCGCGCGAACTCCGCGCCAAGAACCACATGAAGATCATCTCGCTGGCTCCGGAAGTACTCTAA
- the rplV gene encoding 50S ribosomal protein L22, which translates to MGKAKAERRLKDNEAQAIARTIRVSPQKLNLVAALIRGKKVDRALAELEFSRKRIAGTVKKTLESAIANAENNHDLDVDSLIVAEAYVGKSIVMKRFHARGRGRASRVEKPFSHLTIVVREVEATGEAA; encoded by the coding sequence ATGGGCAAGGCAAAAGCCGAACGCCGGCTGAAGGATAATGAGGCGCAGGCAATTGCGCGCACGATCCGCGTCAGCCCCCAGAAGCTCAACCTCGTTGCCGCGCTGATCCGCGGCAAGAAGGTTGACCGCGCTCTGGCCGAACTCGAGTTCTCGCGCAAGCGCATTGCAGGTACCGTCAAGAAGACGCTTGAATCTGCGATCGCGAACGCTGAGAACAACCACGATCTCGACGTTGATTCGCTCATCGTCGCGGAAGCTTATGTTGGCAAGTCGATCGTGATGAAGCGCTTCCACGCCCGTGGTCGCGGCCGTGCATCGCGCGTCGAAAAGCCGTTCTCGCACTTGACGATCGTTGTTCGTGAAGTGGAAGCCACAGGGGAGGCCGCATAA
- the rplB gene encoding 50S ribosomal protein L2, with the protein MALKNFNPTTPSQRQLVIVDRAGLYKGKPVKALTEGLSSKGGRNNLGRITVRFQGGGHKRSYRLVDFKRRKFDVEGTVERLEYDPNRTAFIALVNYADGEQAYILAPQRLAAGDKVIASDKAVDVKPGNTMPLQFIPVGSIVHNVEMKPGKGGQIARSAGTYAQLVGRDQGMAILRLNSGEQRLVHGSCLASIGAVSNPDHGNINDGKAGRSRWRGKRPHVRGVVMNPVDHPHGGGEGRTSGGRHPVTPWGKPTKGKRTRSNKSTDKFIMRSRHQRKK; encoded by the coding sequence ATGGCATTGAAAAATTTCAATCCGACGACGCCGAGCCAGCGCCAACTGGTCATCGTGGACCGGGCCGGCCTCTACAAGGGCAAGCCCGTCAAGGCGCTGACCGAGGGCCTGTCCTCTAAGGGCGGTCGCAACAACCTGGGCCGCATCACCGTCCGCTTCCAGGGCGGCGGTCACAAGCGGTCCTACCGTCTGGTCGACTTCAAGCGTCGCAAGTTTGACGTCGAGGGCACGGTCGAGCGTCTGGAATATGACCCGAACCGCACCGCCTTCATCGCGCTCGTCAACTACGCCGACGGCGAACAGGCCTATATCCTGGCGCCGCAGCGTCTTGCGGCCGGCGACAAGGTGATCGCTTCGGACAAGGCTGTCGACGTCAAGCCCGGCAACACCATGCCGCTGCAGTTCATCCCGGTCGGCTCCATCGTCCACAACGTGGAAATGAAGCCGGGCAAGGGCGGCCAGATCGCTCGCTCCGCCGGAACCTATGCGCAGCTCGTCGGCCGCGACCAGGGCATGGCGATCCTTCGCCTGAACTCGGGCGAGCAGCGCCTGGTGCACGGCTCTTGCCTTGCATCGATCGGTGCTGTATCGAACCCCGATCACGGCAACATCAATGACGGTAAGGCTGGCCGTTCGCGTTGGCGCGGCAAGCGCCCGCACGTACGCGGCGTCGTCATGAACCCGGTTGACCATCCGCACGGCGGTGGCGAAGGCCGCACGTCCGGTGGCCGCCACCCGGTAACCCCGTGGGGCAAGCCGACGAAGGGCAAGCGCACGCGCTCCAACAAGTCGACCGACAAGTTCATCATGCGCTCGCGTCATCAGCGCAAGAAGTAA
- the rpsS gene encoding 30S ribosomal protein S19: MARSVWKGPFVDGYLLKKAEKVREGGRNEVIKMWSRRSTILPQFVGLTFGVYNGNKHVPVSVSEEMVGHKFGEFAPTRTYYGHGADKKAKRK, encoded by the coding sequence GTGGCTCGTTCAGTTTGGAAAGGTCCGTTTGTTGACGGCTATCTTCTCAAGAAGGCTGAGAAGGTTCGCGAAGGCGGTCGCAACGAAGTGATCAAGATGTGGAGCCGTCGCTCCACTATCCTTCCGCAGTTCGTCGGTCTGACCTTCGGCGTCTACAACGGAAACAAGCATGTTCCCGTCTCGGTGTCCGAGGAAATGGTCGGTCACAAGTTCGGTGAATTCGCACCGACCCGGACCTATTATGGTCATGGCGCGGACAAGAAAGCGAAGAGGAAGTAA